The Myripristis murdjan chromosome 6, fMyrMur1.1, whole genome shotgun sequence sequence TTGTAAACCAATGCTGGTGTTTAAACTGAACTCGATGACATgatgaggaggtgggggggaaaGCGCTGCCCTTCAAATACGGCCCGGCGGTGCGGCAGCGCGCTGCTCTCTGGCATCGATTGGCCGGCCTGCTGGCGGACCGCACGCTCCGCAggccgcccgcccgcccgctcgctcgctcgctcacttGCTGCCCCGCGTCTCGTGCCAAGGCTGCTCGGCGGTACCCACAgtctgctgagctgagctgggaTTCAAAACAGTCATGTCCGAGGAGCTTGAAGGAACAATGGCTTCCGAGGAACAACAGGTGAGTTAAAACTGTAAACATGGAGGAGCTAACGTTAGTCGTGTTGCCGAGTTAATTAGCGAGCGGTTAGCTGCCAGCAGGCTAGCCGTTAGCTAATGTTGCTCCAAACATGTCAACCGGTTCTGCTCAAGCTTAGTAAAACATGAGAAACCCCCTGCTTCAGCCGGGTAACAGTCTTTTAACCTAACATAATTACAGCTTCAAATATCCAAATATCAGTCGGTAACCTTAGTAATATGTAAAACTGATCAGTAGCAAACACTGGCTAACCCTTTAGCTTGACAGGCAAATTAGCAAGTCTAAATCCTGCAAACACCAGCTGGAGTTTACCTCATGGCAGCCCGTTCTTTTTctgttagttagtttgtttttccgctcagtttttgttttattcagtgtcAGTAGACGATGCATCTAATTAAGCTAGCTAGGTTGTCTGCTCTGACTGTCAATTCATTCTCATTCATCAAGTCAGCACTACGAGCCTTAATTTCAAACGTGTGCAAATGAATGGTGCAGTTGCCAGTCATAATctctttgtattgttttttttttttttttttaaacaggaaatGGAGGACAAAGTCATAAGTCCAGAGAAAGCAGAGGAGGCCAAACTGAAGGCTAGGTATCCCAATCTTGGAGCTAAGCCTGGAGGCTCGGACTTTCTTAGGAAAAGACTTCAGAAAGGGGTGTGTTTTAGACCTACAATTGACTAgactattattttttattattattattcctgtcCTACAATAATTTCACTTAATTTGTTGTCTGTGCAGCAAAAGTATTTTGACTCTGGTGACTACAACATGGCCAAGGCCAAGATGAAGAACAAGCAGTTGCCCACAGCCCCGACGGAGAAGACTGAGATCACGGGGGACCACATCCCAACACCTCAGGACCTGCCTCAGAGAAAGCCTTCGATTGTGGCCAGCAAGCTGGCTGGCTGATTGGCAAGCAGTTTTATGTTTACTGTTCTGTTAACCATTCCAACCCTCATTTCATGTCTAccttctgtttcctttttgttcatCTTTCACCTTTGTATAAATTCTTAATGAAGAATTTGTGAATTCAACTGAATACTTACGAGTTATTGTCAACTGGCAGGTGAAAAAGATTGTCAGTAACCGAAATCCAACATAGTAGCAGAAAATGTTCCTCAAGAtcgtgggaaaaaaaaagacttgaataGTACTTAATTGCTGTACATTATATCACTTCTGGAAATATGAATGGAAGCTAGTGCTATCTAATTTTGGCAgaacattttcatcttttagCTTGTATGCCTCCATATGAATGCAACAACAATCAGCCAGTTACTAGAGCTTCCTGTTCTACCTTATTACTAACTACGACCAGGCAAAACTTACTTGCAGTTACTAACACGGGAAGAGAATATATTAAGGTGTGCCCACTGTAGTATAATTTGCACGTCTTTCAGTTTGAAACAAGTGATTTTTAGGTTAAAGACACGGAGGCATGTctattaaaaagtgaaaatgtcctgCTTTAGTCAAATATTGCTCTTTTGTCTAATTCTTGATGGTGtgtgccctccctctctctgtaaagCTCTTTGATTTGGTGCATTttaagaacacaagtacagatcACACACATGTTGCTAGCTGGTCATGTTTTAACTCATTTTAGTGACATTGTTTTTCAAAGACGGCTGTCTGCATCTCATTCTGACCTCTAAAATGGCCTTAACAGTTGTGAACCGCTGTTCCTCTTGAGCAATATTTGCTCACTCTCACAGTGAGAATCTTTAGTTGTGAATCTAGCCTGAAGTGT is a genomic window containing:
- the arpp19b gene encoding cAMP-regulated phosphoprotein 19b, with product MSEELEGTMASEEQQEMEDKVISPEKAEEAKLKARYPNLGAKPGGSDFLRKRLQKGQKYFDSGDYNMAKAKMKNKQLPTAPTEKTEITGDHIPTPQDLPQRKPSIVASKLAG